In one window of Maribacter sp. BPC-D8 DNA:
- a CDS encoding aminodeoxychorismate synthase component I, with protein sequence MENFEKKATRFLQDGIPFLFIIDFEKSVKQVFTFEEAANENIFFNIKGNGNDENLAKTNLEGVDFDLKPKLVSKEIYEKAFNTVKQELNNGNSFLLNLTFPTALNTALDFNEIYQKAHAPYKLLYKDKFVVFSPECYLKIKDGNIFSYPMKGTINSNVPNAEELLLSNKKELYEHNTIVDLIRNDLSMIAKKVRVNKFRFVDKIKKGDQELLQTSTEIQGELPENWKDNFTSLLLKTLPAGSISGAPKKKTLEIISKAEIEPRGFYTGIFGVFDGDQIDSAVSIRFIEKINKKLFYKSGGGITHLSEMEEEYQELLEKIYVPII encoded by the coding sequence ATGGAAAATTTTGAAAAAAAAGCGACTCGCTTTCTTCAAGATGGAATTCCGTTTTTATTCATCATCGATTTTGAAAAATCAGTAAAACAGGTTTTTACCTTTGAAGAAGCTGCAAACGAAAACATCTTCTTCAATATTAAAGGAAATGGTAATGATGAAAATCTAGCTAAAACTAATCTTGAAGGTGTCGATTTTGACTTAAAACCAAAATTGGTTTCTAAAGAAATTTACGAGAAAGCCTTTAACACCGTTAAACAAGAACTAAATAATGGCAATAGCTTTTTGCTAAATCTTACATTCCCTACCGCTCTTAACACAGCATTAGATTTTAATGAGATTTATCAAAAAGCCCATGCCCCATATAAGCTTCTTTACAAAGACAAATTCGTTGTTTTCTCACCAGAATGCTACCTCAAGATTAAAGACGGAAACATTTTCTCGTACCCAATGAAAGGCACCATCAACAGCAATGTGCCGAATGCTGAAGAACTATTATTGTCGAATAAAAAAGAACTGTACGAGCATAATACTATCGTAGACCTTATACGAAACGACCTTTCTATGATTGCAAAAAAAGTAAGGGTCAATAAATTTAGATTCGTAGATAAAATTAAAAAAGGAGATCAAGAACTATTGCAGACCAGTACCGAAATTCAAGGAGAATTACCTGAGAACTGGAAAGATAACTTTACCTCTTTATTACTAAAAACATTACCGGCAGGATCAATAAGCGGAGCACCAAAAAAGAAAACTTTAGAAATTATTTCTAAAGCGGAAATTGAACCACGTGGATTCTATACCGGAATCTTTGGTGTATTCGACGGAGACCAAATTGACAGTGCCGTAAGCATCCGGTTTATTGAAAAAATTAATAAAAAGCTTTTTTACAAAAGTGGCGGTGGCATTACTCACTTGAGCGAGATGGAAGAGGAGTACCAAGAACTTTTAGAAAAAATATATGTACCCATTATTTGA
- a CDS encoding deoxynucleoside kinase, whose protein sequence is MHIAVAGNIGAGKTTLTRLLSKHYKWEAHYEDVVENPYLDDFYNQMERWSFNLQIYFLNSRYRQILQIKESGKEIIQDRTIYEDAHIFAPNLHAMGLMTNRDFQNYSSLFDLMETLVDPPDLLIYLRSSIPNLVKQIHKRGREYENSISIDYLSRLNERYEAWIHGYEKGNLLIIDVDDLDFVDNPEDLGSILNKIDAQINGLF, encoded by the coding sequence ATGCACATAGCAGTTGCCGGAAATATCGGTGCAGGAAAAACAACCCTAACTAGATTACTTTCAAAACATTATAAATGGGAAGCTCATTATGAAGATGTTGTTGAGAACCCATATTTAGATGATTTTTACAATCAGATGGAACGCTGGAGTTTTAATCTTCAGATATACTTTTTAAACAGTAGGTACCGCCAAATTCTTCAAATTAAGGAAAGCGGTAAAGAAATAATTCAGGATAGAACTATTTATGAGGATGCGCATATTTTTGCACCCAACTTACATGCTATGGGTCTTATGACCAATAGAGATTTTCAGAACTATTCTAGTTTATTTGATTTGATGGAGACCTTAGTTGACCCGCCAGATCTTTTAATCTACCTACGTAGCTCTATCCCTAATTTGGTGAAGCAAATTCACAAAAGAGGCAGAGAATATGAAAACTCGATTTCAATTGATTACTTAAGCCGATTGAACGAACGTTATGAAGCTTGGATTCATGGGTATGAAAAAGGAAACTTATTGATCATCGATGTAGACGATTTAGATTTTGTTGACAACCCTGAAGATTTAGGTAGCATACTTAACAAAATTGACGCTCAAATTAACGGTCTATTTTAA
- a CDS encoding aminotransferase class IV: MYPLFESVCIENSQIKNAAYHEARFNRSYILQYKTHPTYTLFDGIHLTNLDDNLKYKLRIGYKQNGTRFSFSEYENSIPTSLKVVNDDTISYALKKNNRKKLNALFLKREEADDVLIIKNGLVTDASYSNILFFDGKQIVTPSTPLLEGTCRARLLAINRIVEKSISVDELQNFESFQLINALNDFDESRWIPIQNIKKD, translated from the coding sequence ATGTACCCATTATTTGAATCTGTTTGCATTGAGAATAGCCAAATTAAGAATGCCGCATACCATGAGGCTAGATTTAACAGGTCTTATATACTGCAATATAAAACACACCCAACCTATACGTTATTTGATGGCATACATCTAACAAATTTAGACGACAACTTAAAATATAAGTTGCGCATTGGCTACAAACAGAACGGTACCCGTTTCTCTTTTTCTGAATATGAAAATAGTATACCTACATCATTAAAAGTAGTAAACGACGACACCATCTCTTACGCCTTAAAAAAGAACAATCGTAAAAAGTTAAATGCACTCTTTCTAAAAAGAGAAGAAGCTGATGATGTTTTGATTATTAAAAACGGACTAGTTACAGACGCATCTTACTCAAATATACTTTTCTTTGATGGCAAGCAAATAGTAACGCCTTCTACTCCACTGCTTGAAGGTACTTGCAGAGCAAGACTTTTAGCTATAAACCGTATTGTCGAGAAATCTATTTCGGTAGATGAGCTGCAAAATTTTGAAAGTTTTCAGTTGATCAATGCACTCAATGATTTTGATGAGAGCAGGTGGATTCCCATTCAAAACATAAAAAAGGACTAA